GCGCCATTCGACCTGGAAGATCTCGAGATCACCGGTGAGATCAGGCCGGTTCTCGAAGACATCTACTACTATCCTGGAAGCGGCTTCACCGCGGCGGAGCTGAGCAGGGACGGCGCGCTCAGCTACATCCCCGGGGCACCCGGCCTGCGAGATGCTGAGCTCGTCTGGATCGACCGGGCTGGAGTGGTGGAGCCCGCTGACGAATCGAGCCGACCTTTCGGGGCACTCACCTTCTCCCCGGATGGACGGTACCTTGCCGCAAACATCCGCGAGGATCTCTCCGAGTCACGAGTTCACATTCAGGATCTCCGCACCGGAGGCTGGCGCTCGCTTCCGGGCCGTGTGGCTTCGAGCCGACTTGTTTGGTCTTCGGAAGGTAAATGGATTTATACGAGTGCAATCAGGAACGGACGCCCTCAGGTGGCTAGGATTGCAGCGGACAGGACAACTCCACCCGAGCCTGTAACACCCGGCGACTTACCCCACTGGGAGTATGTAAATTCAGTTGCACCTGACGGACGGCTCTTGTACCAGAAGCAGGTCGCGGCTGCCCAATGGGATCTCTATCTGATTGAACCGGATGGTAAAGGACGGCCGGAACCATTTCTCGCCACCCCGGCGCTGGAGGCAATGGGAAACTTCTCTCCCGAGGGACGGTGGGTGGCATACGAATCCTTCGAAACCGGATCTCGCGAGATCCACGTCCGCCCGTATCCGGAGGGGGCACCGAGGATCACGATCACCACCGAGGGAGGATCCGTGCCGTTTTGGAATCCGAACGGCGAAGAGCTCTTCTACCGCTGCGGCAAGACGGCTTATTGTGTCGTGCCTGTTGAGACTGAACCGACCTTCTCGGCCGGAGAGCCTCGTATTCTCTTCGAGGCGGACTTTCTCCCTCGTCACTGGCAAACCAGTATCGACGTCGCCCCCGACGGCGAGCGATTCCTGGTCATCAGGCCCGCCCCCGAGGAGGTCCCGGAACGGAAGATCGTCTACATCCCGAACTGGGTCCACGAGCTCGACCGGATCTACAAGGAGGGCGGCATCCGGTGAAGTTGTCGAGGGGCGCCTGACTGTTCCGAATCCTTCACGTGAAGCACAGGCCTGCGGGCCGTCTCCACGAGCTCGGGCCGGTCGACGTTGCGCTGGGGTGATGGATGCTCGGTCGAGCATGGCTCTGTTCAGAGCATAGAGGGTCACATTCGTTATTGGGTTCAGTCGCGCGAAAGAGGGGCTCCTCCGAAGGACGCTCATCGTCGCTGTAACGCAACGAGGTCAGGTCGAACGCTCAGCCGGATTCGAGGAGTCTGAGCTGCCAGATGTCCTGGTCGTTGCGATGGAGAATCGGCGCGATCGCGAGCCGCCCGGTCGGTCCGATGCTCTTTTCGAGATAACGGAGCTCTTCGAGCTTCGCATCGATGATGGCGTCCCTCCGAATCTCGAAGCCGTTCTCGCGCATCATCAGGATTCCCTTGGCCCGCAGGGAGAGCTCGGCGTAGAGGCGGAGATAACAGAGCATGTCCGCGAGAATCTCTCCCGGAAATCGTTCGCGAAGAGACTGAAGATAGGAGCCGACGCGCGATTCGCTGAAATACCCGGAGTGGAGCAGCTCGAGGAGCTCGCTGTCGATATCGAATCCTTTACCGAGCCAGGCCTGGAGGAACCGCTCGCTCTGGGCAAATACGACGATCACGATGGAGGGTAGCGCGATCATCACGAGAGCCGTCGACATCAGCGGTGAGATGAGAAAGTGGTTGAATCCGGAGTGGATCGCTACCGCGACGAGTAGCCCCGGTATCGTATCTGCGAGCTTCTCCCGGCCTCGTCTCTCTGCCAGCAGTTGTGCGAGCATGGCGAATGTCGCGGTCGTCCCGCCGTGCATCACCGCCGTACCGAATCCTCGCACGACCCACAGCGCAGTCGCAGATTCGGGCAGAGCCGTGAGGTAGTAGAGATTTTCCAGCAGCGCGAACCCGGTCCCGATCGCAAAGCCGTAGATCGCGGCGTCGACCAGGAAGCCGATCCTCTTCATGCGG
This genomic interval from Acidobacteriota bacterium contains the following:
- a CDS encoding PrsW family intramembrane metalloprotease, which codes for MRTALGLLPVCLFLASLVYLDSYKLVRFRNIIGTILAGCAAAIVSYGVNVTILPLFGIEERLVTRFAAPLVEEIFKAVPIVLLLRMKRIGFLVDAAIYGFAIGTGFALLENLYYLTALPESATALWVVRGFGTAVMHGGTTATFAMLAQLLAERRGREKLADTIPGLLVAVAIHSGFNHFLISPLMSTALVMIALPSIVIVVFAQSERFLQAWLGKGFDIDSELLELLHSGYFSESRVGSYLQSLRERFPGEILADMLCYLRLYAELSLRAKGILMMRENGFEIRRDAIIDAKLEELRYLEKSIGPTGRLAIAPILHRNDQDIWQLRLLESG